The sequence TCACAGAATATGAAGGACAGAAGAAGACTGTAAAAGATTTGCAAGATCGTCTTGCAGATGCAGAGCCTCAAATCTTGGAAGCAGAGAAATTGCGCAAAAAGCTGCACAACACCATACTGGTACTTATGTTACTTATTGTGGCTGATTATTTTTGCCAATAATTTTGGTGCTAAATCTTCTTCGTTCTGTAGGAACTGAAAGGAAATATCCGAGTGTTTTGTAGAGTACGCCCTGTTTTACCTGGCAGTGATTGTGGTGGCACAGAGGGGTCAGTTGTTTCTTATCCTACATCACTTGAATCTCTTGGTACGCCCTGTTTTGTAGAGTACGCCCTGTTTCTTATCCTACATCCTACAG is a genomic window of Phoenix dactylifera cultivar Barhee BC4 chromosome 4, palm_55x_up_171113_PBpolish2nd_filt_p, whole genome shotgun sequence containing:
- the LOC120110613 gene encoding kinesin-like protein KIN-14H isoform X2; amino-acid sequence: MSLKTHSFLCWMFFQSSQQEAIKQKEELMKEVGCLRSELHQVRDERDHTLAQETCSSQREQIQVLQHQLAAANEKLKMADLTAIETITEYEGQKKTVKDLQDRLADAEPQILEAEKLRKKLHNTILELKGNIRVFCRVRPVLPGSDCGGTEGSVVSYPTSLESLGTPCFVEYALFLILHPTEGSVVFWY